Below is a genomic region from Miscanthus floridulus cultivar M001 chromosome 1, ASM1932011v1, whole genome shotgun sequence.
CACGCACAGTTATCATCTGCAAATCAATGTTTGCACGTACaccgtatgtatatatatatgcccaAGTCCTAACACCATCGCGAAAGACTTGAGCCTAGCGACCGGATCGCCACGCACGTTGTAGCGACCGATGCTTGACTTGAAAATTTCGTTTCACGGAGCTGAGGCAAGAAAGAGGAGTCGAGCTAGGCTAACCATTCAGGCCGGCACGGTGTTGCCATGAGACCACACACATACTTGCTACTCCCGCTATCTTCTAGAAGAGACTACCTGTAGTGCACGCGGTCGCTGGGCGCTGTGTCACCACGTGCTCCGACGACCATCTCAAGACCCAGGCTATATTTTATATTCTTATTCCGGACACAGCCACATGCTGTTGTGAAGCTGGGAAATGTTCCCATTCCACAACCACACTTCTCTTGCATGGTCCAAAGTCCAAAGGATCGGAGAGACGAGGTCCAGAGCAGCTGCTGGCAAGGCGGCGAACAAGATGGCCTTtgcttcctcgtcctcctcctccttcctttcCTGCTCGCTAACGCCAGCACATGCGTACGTGCCATCACGGCGTCCGTTTCGCTGATGCCGACGCGCATGACCTATACTACTATCTGCCTGCCAGCCATTTCTTCAACGATCTCATCCATGTAATAACAACTATCCCAGTccaatttctttttattttattaataATAACCTCAAAAGTGCCAATTTTTTTTTCTCATCTTGGGATGAAATGCTACTACAGTCATCAAGAGGTAGCTAAGCTACTTAACTGTGGTGGACTGCGCTATAATTGAACTGAATTGAATGAACAAAGCAAACAACTGATGTGGATGCAATTGCAATGCAGCTGGGCATGGGGAGCGCGGTGGAGACGCTGTGCGGGCAAGCCTACGGGGCGCACAAGTACGAGATGCTGGGCATCTACCTGCAGCGCTCCACGATCCTCCTCATGGCGACCGGCGTCCCACTCGCCGTCATCTACGCCTTCTCCAGGCCGATCCTGGTCCTGCTCGGCGAGTCCCCGGCCATCGCCTCCGCCGCGGCCGTCTTCGTGTACGGCCTGATCCCGCAGATCTTCGCGTACGCGGCCAACTTCCCGATCCAGAAGTTCATGCAGGCGCAGAGCATCATGGCGCCCAGCGCCTACATCTCCGCGGCGACGCTGGTCGTGCACGTCGGCCTCAGCTACCTCGCCGTTTACCAGTGGGGGCTCGGCCTCCTGGGGGCGTCGCTGATCTTGAGCCTCAGCTGGTGGGTCATCGTCGCCGCGCAGTTCGTCTACATCGTCACCAGCGAGCGGTGTCGACTCACGTGGACCGGGTTCTCGTGGGAGGCCTTCTCGGGGCTCCCCAGCTTCTTCAAGCTCTCGCTTGCCTCGGCTGTTATGCTCTGCCTTGAGACATGGTACTTCCAGATACTCGTGCTCATCGCCGGACTCCTCAAGGACCCCGAGCTTGCTTTATCCTCACTCTCTGTCTGGTAAGTAATTATATATtcgttattatatatatatatatatatatatatatatatatatatatatatatatatatatatatatatatatatatatatatatatatatatatatatatatatatatatatatgtacacctTACCTGCATTGCAGTTGCCAGTTGTATATATAGAACTATGCTATTACTTGTTGACAAGCAAGAACTGACTTGCATTGTTTTTTTTAATTCTCTGCGCGCGCGGCGGGCGTTGCAGCATGACACTTACAGGGTGGGTGTTCATGATATCAGTTGGGTTCAATGCAGCAGCCAggtaaataaaaatattaaaaaaacagACCCCTGTTCTATCCTGAATTTCTgatgaaaggaaaagaaaagaccaCTCATTTCCATTTCCAAAAGTTAAAACTGAACTGAACTGAACTTTGTGCCGGCAACACAACTGGACTGAACTGAATTTCTATCTGTCGTTTCTTCTTCAGTGTACGAGTGAGCAACGAGCTTGGTGCCGGCAACCCAAAGGCCGCGTCCTTCTCTGTGGTGGTAGTCACACTGCTCTCCTTCGTCCTGTCGGTCCTAATCTCCATCGTCATCCTGCTGTGCCGGGACTACATCAGCTACATCTTCACCGAGGGCGAGGACGTGTCGCGGGCGGTCTCCCAGCTCACACCGCTGCTGGCGGTCACCCTCATCCTCAACGGCATCCAGCCCGTCCTCTCTGGTCAGTCACTACTCTGTACATATACAGTAAACAGCACAGCACACTGCATTGCTCATAGATGGATGGCACATTTATTTATTTAACTGAAACCTCCATTCTACAGTATATATGACACACTAATacaaataataaacatataaatCTTCTGAATATAATGCAGGGGTCGCTGTGGGGTGTGGATGGCAAGCGTTCGTCGCATATGTCAATGTCGGTTGCTACTACATCGTCGGCATCCCCCTTGGGTGCCTCCTAGGATTCTATTTTGACCTCGGAGCAGCGGTACGTACAATGCAAACTCTGCGCATGGTTCTTCATCACTTCATCTTGATGTAATGTAATGACGACTGCATATATGATTGCAGGGTATTTGGAGTGGTATGATTGGGGGCACCTTCATGCAGACCTTGATCCTGGTGTGGGTTA
It encodes:
- the LOC136520773 gene encoding protein DETOXIFICATION 40-like; this encodes MRESKLESPLLGLSASGAPPSPGSGHGHGHGEAMSGQLESILGDTSLPWGRRMLAASVVEMRLLVRLAAPAVLVYMINYLMSMSTQIFSGHLGTLELAAASLGNTGIQVFAYGLMLGMGSAVETLCGQAYGAHKYEMLGIYLQRSTILLMATGVPLAVIYAFSRPILVLLGESPAIASAAAVFVYGLIPQIFAYAANFPIQKFMQAQSIMAPSAYISAATLVVHVGLSYLAVYQWGLGLLGASLILSLSWWVIVAAQFVYIVTSERCRLTWTGFSWEAFSGLPSFFKLSLASAVMLCLETWYFQILVLIAGLLKDPELALSSLSVCMTLTGWVFMISVGFNAAASVRVSNELGAGNPKAASFSVVVVTLLSFVLSVLISIVILLCRDYISYIFTEGEDVSRAVSQLTPLLAVTLILNGIQPVLSGVAVGCGWQAFVAYVNVGCYYIVGIPLGCLLGFYFDLGAAGIWSGMIGGTFMQTLILVWVTYRTNWTKEVEEAQKRLNKWNDGKAPLLSAQE